CATTGTATGCGCTACGAATTGAGTTCATTGAATTCAACACGTTATAGCATTGAATATACGTTTCGTTCAACGAACCATAGTGAAGCTGCCACAAATCAGCAGAATAATTGGACAATCGTTCCAAAACCTTATCAATCTTCACGTGCATATCTCCGTACAAAGGTACTATTGGGTATTGGCGAAAAATTCGCGCAAACATTTCCAGTTTATCTTTCTTAATGTTATACACAGCTCCTGAACTCTTATCGTCTACGTCGACCAAATACAAAAGATAGGGAATCGACCTTATTAGTCTAAACCTCTCCTTTGGCATCAAGTAATCGCCCTCTTGAAGCCAATTTGCGGACGTATTCATCAAAAAAGCCAGCAATGTCTGGAAATTCGTTCCCCTCGGCAACCCCATCAGGGATTGCTTCAGCCTCATCATCATGCCCATCTTAGTAGCCAAAAATATCCCGATATTTGACGTTTGGTCAAAATCCCTATTATCAGCAAATTTGGAATTGCTCTTCATGCTGTGCCTCGATATCGATAGCATGCGCTTGTAGTAAGAGTGGTCATTGCTCATCGACACCTTCATGTCTTTCAGTGCGTCAAGCAGTGCCAATAAATCCACTAAACGAATCATCCCCATCACCAAGCGGTCGCTCAATCGCTTCTCGTTGATAGTAGGGCCAAACGTTAATACCATTGACAAAAACACAGATATAGCCTCCGTGTGAAATACCATCAACTCGTATAATTTGTCTATCTCCGGTTCCAACAATTTTAATATGGGCTCTTGCATCTCTTTCTTTTTGGACTCATCCACCTTCAGCTTAAAAAGGGCTCAGTATCTATCGCATACAATCTATACACGTTAAAAAAAATAACCTGTCTATATACGGTTTCACACACATAAAGGGCGTACCTGAGCAACGGCCAACGATACACTTCTGTATGTGTAGATTTTGCCAGCTAAGGAATACCCCCTAGATAGCATGTCCTCAATCTCCTTCATTTTGCTTATCTCTTCTTTCCAACTTGTACAATACACCGACAACCCTTCGAACTCTCCTGTACCATCATCCCTGAGAAAGATGGTGTACGAATCTTCCATGTCTACATATTCTTGCAATTCATTCTGCTCCTTTAGAACCTCTTGGACGGCCGGCATTTCCAATGCGTTCTAATGAAAAATAAAAGGGTCCACTCAGACATCAGTCTCATCATTTTCTCAACCCCGAGGTATACATATCCCATGACACATACAGATAACTAAGCAATACAAGGACGCTAAATCTCGCAGATTTAAAAAGCAACAATAACAGATGTCAACCTCAGCCAAGGCTTTCTCTCTTAGCAAGAGGGAAACTgttctattagtttaataagttttTTTAAATTCGTTCATTCCCAGACTGATTCTCTCTCTCTATTAAAATTGCATCTAAATCCCCTCTATATCCCATATCCTAACTCGAGAGTGTTATTCTAGAATTCTCAATATCAACTTTTGTCTATTGGCAGACCCCAGTATATCCTTGAAGTATTTGATTTCTTTCTCCTGACGTGCTCTGCACTGCACCCCTATCTTTCTACAAAAAAGCAACACCTCATATTGAAAAAAACATTCGCACCTCCTATCTAATATTGTTCTCCTATCAAAAATCATTCGAATAGGATGTAGTTTTCTAGCTCACTTATTCGAATGCCTCTTTACGTTAAACAGTCACTTGGCAATTTTACAATATTGTTAAATCAGAGCGCCTTCGTCGTGTTCCACTATCTAGCGAGTTCTTTTTTCCAAAACAGAAAAGAACAAGAGTTCCTAGTAATCGCCGAATAACGGATaggttttttttctgatgaatttgCACGCATTCTATAGCTTCTTGAACAAAAATGGTGAAAGTGTAATCAGGATGCATCAGACAAGAGAACATGAAAACAATTCGTTTTCACTCAGTGACCGCATATGTATCTGAAAATCTAAGTCAGAGCCCATCATCTGTAGATCTGCTACCTGAACCTTTCATTAAAAGATATGCAGCTGCATATCTCCTTACGTCTCACGACAAAAAGAACCTCAATGCGCGCATCCCATCTCACACGCTTGCCTGATCTTACGATAATTGGGGAAGAAAGCCCTTTTTTTATTATAGGCCCAAGTACGCAGAATAGCGTTCTTGCGATTTTTCAGGCCCATAGTGtagcacatctaaacatataaatGGCGGTTCGCTTTATTTTTTCTAGCTGTGGTTCGGTAGAAGAAAAGCTAATGCTATCAAATCTCAAGTAAACAATTCAGCATATTGATAGGTCAAATTAATCATTTTGTCGTAAATGTCTAGATCTATATCCAGAAAAAATATATCAGTTTCTGCTGTAAAGCCACCATCGACTAAGCAACCCATACCAAAGATCAAAAACGTACCAACATTTTCCCACACGTAGGTACTATATTCCAAAACTTGAGAAACAGACTCAACGTTTCCAATCACCTCAACTATTTGTCCTTGAGTAAGGGCCGTTCCAGAACTCAACCTGACGTTGACATGTTTTCCATCAGATGCAACAAGATCAACTTGCTGATCCTTAATGTGCGAGACTAGACCAACTAGGCGGACGACCTAGTGCAATATACGTAGAAGGTCAAAATTTTACCACTCTGTAAGAAATGCGCACAAAAAAAGAAAGCATAAAAGCTCAGACGTTGCCAAAAAAAAGCCGAAAGGTGACATACTTGATTAATGTGAAGAGAAAGCTTAGATCCATTTACACGCGGAGTGGGGACAATCAGAGCCGGAGTCTCTGCCGTGGTGACACTCGCATCTTTAGCTAAGCTGGACATGAAGCTAAGCTATCTTCCATGCGATATCTCCGAAGATTTTTGGCTACGCGCTGAACAACTTCAAAGGTATGAATAATGAATAACGACCTCTTTGGTACCAAAAAatcacattttttgtaaacattatttTGGCAAAAAAAGTGGCCAAAAGCGAGGCTAACATCAACAGCAGATACAGCATATCTAAAAGTGTTTTTAGAAGGATGTCGCATCAATGTGCCATCGATAGCAAACACAGATAAGCAAAACCAATTATGTGTACaaaaaatttcacataaatttctgtGGAAATTTTTGCTATGATCTAGAAGATTTGGCGCAAAAGATTCAGCAACAGAATATGAAGAAAAGCTATACGCACACATCACCAAAGTTAGAGAGCTTTCACAAATGacttttaaaatttgtgcatcaaaaGCTGTCCTAAAGACATATCTTTGTCCATTTGCACTTCTCAGAGAGGCTATATTGATCAAAGGAAGCATCTTTTGTCACAGAGATCTGATCGGGGACAAAGATGGCCTCTTTTTGGTAGCTATAGAAAGGGTTATATATGGCAGAAAGGAAGTCGAAAAGTTAAATGTACAACGCCAGTAAATACACTATAAGACGCTTTGTATCTCAGATTAAAAGGCAATGTTTGCTCCTACAAATGATGCATTATATCTAGAGAAGCTGTTTGAGTATACTCTTAAGTAATTGTTTATATTCAACATAAACACTGCTGTAAAAAAACCATTCTGTCGAGCATCTTCTTTGGCAGTTATGATAGCATCAAGGAGTGAAAGACGACTAAGAGAGCCCACTAAAGAGATATGGCATAGCCCATAGGTAATCCtatgaataaaattttaaatttctctgGATAAAAATAGATGTATTGAAAAGAAATAACAGTCAGCTTTTTATAGATCTTAACacgataaactaaaaaaaaatttaacgCGTTGGTTTAAACTGTTATGGAGCATATTTTTTTGCTGATATTTTGATCAAAATGTGACGCTTTTTTTAGATGCTCCCAGTTATATATTGGTTGAAGGGTAGACTGGCATATTCAAACAGATTAATTTATTTCACTATTCAAGCAAAGATAATATTGGTGGATTATTGTTGTTTTTCAGCTATGTAATGCAAACATTTGTAAAAGAGAGCTATGAGACGGATTTTAAGGCAAGAGAGAGATATGCGCACATATTGTATATTTCTGCACATTACGTTTATTCTCTGTTGTCCAGAGTGTGAGtggtaaattttttttcttttgaaacaaaCAGGTTTCGAGCACGTATATCGAGGTTTGCAAGACAAAATGCGGGATTAATGAGAAAAAAAGCTGTATTTATTAGACAATCGTTTTGGTGAAGTGCATAGTTCAAAAAAAGTACATCGAAGGTGCTGGTCAGGTTGACATATACATATTCGAACACTGAGAAAGAAAGATCTAACAGGATAATGGCATCTAATAACATGTATAAACAGAAGGACGAGGCCGCCAATcccaattttgtaaaaaaaaaacgaagtacaaAAGAGAAAGCAATTAATTTAGGTCTCGTCGTTGTCTGAATTATATAAGGTTGAATTGATTTCTCTTGACTTGCAATAAAATGATAGCTCATCAACTTGCAAAGATGAAAATGGCGGGCCAGACCTTACTGAGAGAAGTTTCATATATGAAGACTTTTCTAGTCAATGAGAGGCTGAAGCTAGATTTAAAAATACCAAAAACGAAACTGAAGGCTATGTGTGCCAAGTTTCCAGAAGTATCTCAAATTATAAAGGTAATTATTGTAAAGAGGGTGTATGACTGTATGTGCGTGCATGTGTATGGTGATAATACGTAACATGGATAGAATATAGCAATTTTAGGAGCGTCAATAGTATTTTATATAGTGTTCTGAGGTTCTGTATATAAAAGGTATAAAGTGCGTTGGAGCTAGATTCTGACAAGTTTTTTTTTGGGGAAAAACACAAGGCTTCGGGAGCGAAGAGTTCGACGGTTGAGGCCGAGATAGAGAGGTTTTTGAGTCCGTTATATGCGACGCTAGTAGGAATTGCGGAGTTTAGTGAATTGACGTTATCGACACTCAGAAGCTGCGTGCAGGAGAATATTAATTTTTTATCAGTTGATTTGAATCCGGATTTGATGGAATTGATATGTGACCTGCTATACATCTACATTCGCTTGGTTCATCTGAGTCAGAGAAAGTTGTGCAAAATTGTGTATTGTGTCTATGTGTATGCCTTGAGTACAATGAATAAGGACATGGCGGCGGAAAATTTGGTGCATCCAAGATTGCTGGCGTTTTTGAGACAATACCAGGACCCGGTGAAGAGCTTATTGAAGGAGTTGAATGGGTTTAGCGAGCCGTTGGGGGAGGGATTAGCGAGGTTTATGCCGACTTTCTTGTCGATTAGAGACGTGAATTTGGTGTCAGCGCATTTTTCGTCCGCGTTGGGAGGAGTGGAAATAACGCAGCCGCCGAGTGACACGACGTATTATCACATGATGAAGATAGAGAACATAAGATCTTGGTACACAGTGCTGATGTTCTATTTCCCGGATAGGCTACTCACTAAAGAGCGGATCGAGCAGTTAAAGGAGGTGATATCGGATACAACGTTCGTGCCAATGCTCCAAGATAAAATGTATATTCTATCGAAGCTGTACGAGGAGTTGTTGGTGTATAAGGTAAAGGGGGTGCAGATGGGCAAATTGAAAAAGTGCATCAAGGAATCGGCGATAGACAGCGTGAGGTGTGCGGAGATGCATCGAAAGCAGAGGTTGTTATGGAACCACGAGTTGCTGGTTTGGCATGCGCTATTGAGCGATACTCCAGCGCTAGCGGGCCCGAAGTTGCCAGTAATACTGGGACTGTTGGCAAACGCGAGGGAAGAAATTTTTTGGTACTTTAGGTATCAGGCGAACTTCGCAAAGTTGAAGGTGGGCCAGCCCATGGCCGATGACACAACGGTATCGGAGATGATCTACTATTCTACGTGCATTCAGCGAATCTTGGTACAGCAGAAGGAGTGCGTGGTAAGATATTGCGTGGATTATTTGAGGGGAGCGGATACGGGTTATTTGAAGGGTTTGGTTCAAGATGCAGAATTAGTGAGTATGTTGGGGGAGGATTCGAGGGTGGTGTTCTCATGGGTGATTCAATGGACGAGCATAGCTGAGCCTAATTGGGATTTCGCTAAGGTGGAACAGAAGTGGGCGGAAATTCAAGTCTATTTTACGTTATTAGACCGGAACTCGCAAGAGAGGCTCGATTACCTGGCGAAAGTAGTGAACCGACTGCAGCATATACTGTTTCATATTCGAGTAGTGAATTCGCTGGAGAGCCTTATTAGCGAGTACACATCCTTGAGGGAATTGTGGTATTTTGAGCCACATGTGTACGAATTCTACGAGCGGCTGGCGCTTGGAAATTCGGAGGATTTCTACAAATCTCACTTGGTATCCTCGTATTTGGTTTTATTGTCTCAGGCCGTGGAAAACGCCCCGCCTTCGAACAGGGCAATAGCGAAGGAATTCAGGGACTCGTCGCGACAGTTGGCGCTTAAATTCATCAAGAACGTTTGCAGTCGAATTATTCAGCTTTTAGAATATATATTCATATTTAAATGCTATTATGAAGATCAGACCGTCCCAAGTATGATGACAGAGAGCATGTCTCACGCCTTGAAGAAGGGGTCCAAGTCGTCGGCGTCTGCGGCCCAGCATCCTGGATGGGAGTGCCAGTGGCACAATCAGGTCCAACTGAGCGATGCGGAAGATGCCATCAATTTGCTATGGCCTCTATGTCGCGAGTTTGAAGAGTTCAAAGGTATCGTTATAGGTAATGTACTGATTTATCCAAAAGCCTATTTGGCAGAAAAAATTCGCAAGGCAATGAAGAAACGAATTGTTGAACAGGCCTGGCTTCAAGGACAGGAACGTCCCAATTATTCTGGGTTCTCTAAGGACGACTTGATTTTGAGACAGCCTAGCGCTCTTTATCATCGTGTCTTTCTGCTGATTCAGGAATATCAATACTTTGACTATTTTGTCAATTTGAATATGCCTGCGTTAGTTAAAAATGTCATCCAATCTTATTTAGCCCCTTCGTCCCAGTTTCAAAACCGCAAAGCGCAGGGCTCCACGCTCACAGATGCAGTCACTTCTTGGTATGCTAACTCATTCTTCAAACAGAGGTGCACCAGCCCGATCGTCTCAGCTCGATACCTATCAATGCGACGTGTGTTCTTCACCACCCCCCATTACACATTCAAAGTGGAGAGATATATTGAGTCCAATGAGTTGAATGCACTCGTCAGGCTCCTTGGTCCCTGCGGAATCCGACACCTTGATTGCGCCATGCTTGACTGCACCGTTCAACAAATACGAGTACTTCTAGATGCATTCAAATTGATGAAGCCCCAGCTAAAAACAATTAACAACTCCGAGCTCTATTCCACGCACGTTCAAGTCCTGAAGACGCTCAAATCGAGCACCTATATCCGCGAATTCATCATCTCGGCTATATCTCTAGGACGCATCTTAACCTACAGAAGAATGATATATGATGCCCTGGAAGACGTCCAGCACCAAGTCGTCCCCCACATCTATCAATCCCTCAAAAATACCTGTCAACAAGCCCTTCAAATGTCAGGTTCCAATGCCGACATTTCGGAGCTCAGGTCCCTAGCACAAGACGCTGGCGTCAGAATTATGGGGGACCAGGTGCTCACAGATGCTATATCTGCTGCTATCAAGACAGACAAAGAGCGCTACTCCCTTCTACCTCTCGCCTTTGTTGTTTCCCTGTTCTCTTCAAGCGAATGGAGAGATGCCAACTTTGACCCCGTCACTCAGTCTTTCGACAATAACATTCACCTCGTAGCCAGGGCTATCATCGATACCTTCTGGTTTTTCTCCTCTATTCAAAAAACAGGTCGCCAAGAATACTTCGAAAACCAGTTCATTTTCTTCGTCGGTAAATCCACCACAATGTTGGCCTACCTCATTGCTGACCAAAAGTTAGAAAAAGCTGTCCCGAAGGAATTCATAAACATCCTAATATTCCTAGATCTATTCGTCAAACTCATCCCATTATCGTTCAGGCGTAGAGTCAAATGGCATCTCCCTTACGCCCTTATCCGCCTCGCTCGCACTActtcgaaaaagaaaaaaacctcttAAACGCCAGAAAAAATGCTCTCCTCAGCGCACGAAGCCATTTCGCCGACTCGCAAGCGAGCTTCTAGCGAAAAACAAATGCTCATCTACTCTGCACAGTTCGTACACACAATGTCCACCATACACGAATACGCTCCATCGACCTACACACCCTTACGTTCGCGCGCGTGCGTTCGCAGAGCCCCACTCACCTCTATCATACAGTTGTGCCATCTCGTCGGTGCTCCTGGGCAACGCCCCCCTCCATGTGCTTTTGCCCGCCTATCGCAAACGTTCACCTATTTATAGCACCTGTGTACATGTACATACGTTTACGCTGTAGGAAAAAACCATTATTATATACTGCTGGAAGAGGTAGCCAAGGCGAGGTATTGGCGAATTCGGACTTAAAGCATGATTGTCCTCGGTGTGACTGGAGGCATAGCCTGCGGTAAGACGACGGTGACTAGCTACATGCAGAAGGTAAGTACACCACTTCGTATTTTTTTTGTGTGAGAGGCGTTCTGTGCGATTTTCGCGAGTCCGTGACATGCGTTGACGCGTTGGTCTTGCAGAGCTTCGGCCTCCCGTGCATCGACATGGATCAGATATCGAGGGACGTTGTTCACCCGGGAAGTCGGACTTATTTCCGCATTAAGAATGCATTTCCAGAGGTTTTTCCGAAATCGGATTCGAGCTCTGAGCTGCTGCCTTTTGACCGGGCGGCGCTTGGCCGCATTATATTTGCTGACCAGAGGCAGCGGAAAAAGCTGAATCAGATTATGTTCGTACCTCTTATCTGGGAGctgttgaaaaacattttttttgccTACTGGAGGGGCACCGATATTTTGGTTGTCTCGGCACCTCTGCTCTATGAGGCGAAGCTAGACAGGATATGCACGGCTGTTTTGGTTGTGTTTGTGGAGCCAGAGTCGCTGCAGATTGAAAGGCTGATGAAGAGGGATTGCATCGATCGAGAACAGGCTAAGTGCAAGATCGACGCCCAAATGCCGCTTCAAGAGAAGAAATGCCGCGCTCGTTTCTGCATCGATAACAGCCGAACGAGAGAAGAAACAATAAGGGAGTTAGAGGACGTGATGACCAAGGTGAAAAAGCTAAAACCCTGGCTCCCGAGGAACACCTTGGTTTCGTATTTAGGTCTGGTCTGTCTGAGTATATTGATGATCTATTTCTGGCTGAGAGATAAAGGCTCAAATTAGACCATCCGCACAATAAAGCAAAAACTTCGGGGAAAATACACGCCACCAAAGAGATAGAGAGAAGGCAGGCTGCGCGCCCCTCTGGATAAACGAGGCAGTACGAGTCCAGCACCCAATGTCTGAACCATGATGGAAAATCTCACGCGGACTGAATAGTAGCTATTGAAGCACTTCCTTGCTCGTTTAACCAAAATGATACGATAGGAGTACAAAAAAGTTCATGCCATTTGACAGATCCGAGCCCAAGAGAATTGGCAGAACACACAATATTGCCAAAACTGGTGTGCTGATGACTTGAGATAGACTCATGAACGAAGTTTTTATTAGTTCGCGTTCGAAGACGATTTACCATCCTGCGATAACACCTGCTACGCCACACTACTATCCGCGGGGTACTATATCGTAGGGGCGCATTCATTTCTGCAACATTGAATGATTGAGACCATATGACGCAAAAATATGTATTTTGCTAATCTAGATGTTTTTCTATCGCTAGGTGCTTTTCCAAAAGGGCATATCCTAGAAACGTTTAGTCTAGCGTTTGAAATACTTTTTCAAGAGTATGAGAACGTTAGGCACGTTGAACGACATGTATGATATCAACTTTGTGTAAAGGATATGAATATTCACTCGTGGTGTGCATAATGACACGATATTTTGAAGCGGTGATGTAATTGTTCTCTAGAAAGGGAGCTGATGTGTTTAAAAAGGGAAAGAGAAATGAGCAAGTCGAGATTATCGTTGgttagacattttaactgaaagataATTTTTTGAGTCGTTAAAAATTGTGTACGCTGTTTTTTTGCTAGTGTTTTAAAACAGGGCTATACATTTTTGGGGTCAGTTGGTGGCTGCTGATGTAGAACAAATAGTCGATAGCAGTTGAAGTGCTATGCGCATTGTAAGGCTATTTGGAAGATACTGGTGGCCAGTGCTGTCGAAAATATCTCGAACAAAAAATTGGGAAAAACAGATATCTCTCACCTGAGCAGTCTGTCGTGGTTGAACTTTCATGTCACGCCACCGAAGGTACTCTTTGAACAGCGATCTACAAATATTGCTGCCATCAATATGAAGGGGGGAATGTACAAGATTCGGTATGCTGACTTGAGAAAAAGCCTGTATATCGAATAAGAAGTACAGGTGAAATTGAGCGTGGAAGAGAATGCAACCAAATagaggatgatttttttttttgacagttattTTATGCATCAGAGATGACAAGTCCACTTGTACCTATCATTTCTCCCTCCATTTTATCGTCGGATTTTGCGTATGTTTGAGTTTTAGGCGCAAGAAGGCATGGTGAGACCTTACAAGCTCTCATTCTAATGCCTCTCTAACCTAAGTCTTCGAAAACAAACACCTCGAAATCAGATTCCTGGGGCAGGAAGTTCAGAGGATGATTGATTTAGGTGCAGATGCCATCCATGTAGATGTGATGGACGGACATTTTGTCCAAAACATCACTCTAGGCCCGCCGATAGTCAAATCGCTGAGGAACTATATAGGCCCGAAGCCAACTTTGGACTGTCATTTAATGGTTTCAAGACCAGAGAATTGGATAGATGCATTCTCGGCAGCTGGAGCGTCCAGTCTGACAGTGCACGTAGAGACGTTTGGTACGTTTTAACCACTGCAAGTATGTGTGAGATATGCGCCTATGACCTCCGCGTTGCAGCACATACATACATAACACAGTACATATATACATTATACACAGAATGCGTGTACGGCTGTACACGCGCGACATAGAAGAATGTGTTCCTTTTGTAGGTGGTTTTTGGGCCATATTTAACATCATCTTGACATGACTGCGCTTTTGAGTTAACGTTTATTTCCCCTTATACGTTAATCTGTCCGAATAACGCACCCGTAGATGTCGAATTGGGAAAACACATTGTCGAAAAAATAAAAAGCACCGGTCTGAAAGCTGCGTTGGCACTGAAGCCTGGTACGCCTGTTGAGGCAATTATTCCATACATGCAGAGCCATCGGTCAATGATCGATATGGTGCTTGTGATGACCGTTGAACCCGGGTTCGGAGGCCAGGCGTTTATGAAAGATATGATGCCAAAGGTAAATTTTTTAAGATCCCGTTATTCAGACTTGAACATCCAAGTGGACGGTGGACTTACATTGGACACCATCGATATGGCAGCAAAGGCAGGTG
The sequence above is a segment of the Schistocerca gregaria isolate iqSchGreg1 unplaced genomic scaffold, iqSchGreg1.2 ptg000599l, whole genome shotgun sequence genome. Coding sequences within it:
- the LOC126316802 gene encoding uncharacterized protein LOC126316802, encoding MSSLAKDASVTTAETPALIVPTPRVNGSKLSLHINQVVRLVGLVSHIKDQQVDLVASDGKHVNVRLSSGTALTQGQIVEVIGNVESVSQVLEYSTYVWENVDLDIYDKMINLTYQYAELFT
- the LOC126316786 gene encoding nck-associated protein 1 homolog — protein: MKKRIVEQAWLQGQERPNYSGFSKDDLILRQPSALYHRVFLLIQEYQYFDYFVNLNMPALVKNVIQSYLAPSSQFQNRKAQGSTLTDAVTSWYANSFFKQRCTSPIVSARYLSMRRVFFTTPHYTFKVERYIESNELNALVRLLGPCGIRHLDCAMLDCTVQQIRVLLDAFKLMKPQLKTINNSELYSTHVQVLKTLKSSTYIREFIISAISLGRILTYRRMIYDALEDVQHQVVPHIYQSLKNTCQQALQMSGSNADISELRSLAQDAGVRIMGDQVLTDAISAAIKTDKERYSLLPLAFVVSLFSSSEWRDANFDPVTQSFDNNIHLVARAIIDTFWFFSSIQKTGRQEYFENQFIFFVGKSTTMLAYLIADQKLEKAVPKEFINILIFLDLFVKLIPLSFRRRVKWHLPYALIRLARTTSKKKKTS